The Megalobrama amblycephala isolate DHTTF-2021 linkage group LG13, ASM1881202v1, whole genome shotgun sequence genome contains a region encoding:
- the med31 gene encoding mediator of RNA polymerase II transcription subunit 31, which translates to MAGVMETEEQARTRFQLELEFVQCLANPNYLNFLAQRGYLREKPFVNYLKYLLYWKEPEYAKFLKYPHCLHMLELLQYEHFRKELVNAQCAKFIDEQQILHWQHYSRKRTRLQQALAEQQQQQQPQAPSHGNTTSK; encoded by the exons ATGGCTGGCGTTATGGAAACAG AGGAGCAGGCAAGAACCCGTTTCCAGCTGGAGTTGGAGTTTGTTCAGTGCCTAGCGAACCCAAATTACCTGAACT TTCTGGCTCAAAGAGGTTACCTGAgagagaagccttttgtcaATTACTTAAAATATCTACTCTACTGGAAAGAACCAGAATATGCTAAATTCCTGAA ataTCCTCATTGTCTGCACATGTTAGAGCTGTTGCAGTATGAGCACTTCCGAAAGGAGCTGGTGAATGCGCAGTGTGCCAAGTTCATAGATGAACAGCAGATCCTGCACTGGCAGCATTACTCACGAAAGCGCACACGCCTACAGCAAGCACTCGcggagcagcagcagcaacagcagcctCAGGCTCCATCCCATGGCAACACCACCTCCAAATGA